The Anopheles gambiae chromosome 2, idAnoGambNW_F1_1, whole genome shotgun sequence genomic sequence TGCATCTGCACAACTCGGCCGCCGTCTCGTCCAGCTGGGTGATCAAGAATCTAACGTACCGTGTGGAGGCGAAGCTGTGTAATGTAGACGATCGTTACTATTTCACCGTAAGGTAGGTGAAAGTGTCTGTCGGATTGGCTAACGAATCCATaaagcttcattggtttggtttttcaATCGTTCAGACCGCTCAACTTCTGTCCAGAAAATCAAACGCGACCCATCAATCAGCTGCGCAAGGAGCGGAAGGATGATATCGATACGTTCGACATATGGTTGGAATCGTTTATCAACATGAGGCTGAAACCGACGCGAACCGGATACGCTTCCACCGATGAGCTGTGGCTCGATTTCGAGAGCTGTTTCGATGCGATGAAGGGCTTCCTGCAGTACAAGCCCTTCTTCGAGGCGTACCATTGGCAGCTGCTGCACGAGTTCTACAACGATCGCGTGTACTACATCGAGTTGCGGATGTCCTTCGCGAAAGTGTTCGACGCTGCTGGGAGGGAGTATGGTCCACCGGAAGTGGCGTATCTGTTGCATCGCATCGTGGATGACTTTCGCCGCCAGCATCCAGCGTTTCAGGGGGTCAAACTGATACTGGCCAAACACAGAAACATGACCGATGGGGAGCTGGAGAAAGCGTTACAACTGTACGATAGCCTAAGGTATGTGAGCTTACTACACTATGCTGCTCGAGTGGATGATTGATTCTTAATGTTTAATGGCTCCACTGGCAGTACCACTTTTCCCGGGTTGGTAGTCGGATTCGATTTGGTTGGCCAGGAGGATATTAATCGATCGTTGAAAAGCTTTTCATCGCTGCTAGTACAACCGCCAGTATCATCGGGACCACCGAAATACTTTTTCCATGCTGGAGAAATAGGTAACGATCGCCGCTTTGATACTGAGTGATCTTCCATTTCTAATGTCTCAATTTTCAATATCTCAGCTGGATATTTCacagaagcggacgaaaacgTTATCGATGCCGTGCTGCTCGATACTAAGCGCATAGGGCACGGTTATGCGCTGATGAAGCATCCCATCCTTTGGCACGCGGTACAGCGCAAGCAGATCGCGATCGAAGTTTGTCCGATCTCGAACCAGGTGCTTGGGCTGGTGCGCGATCTGCGCAATCATCCGGCCAGCTTTTACGTTGCGCAGAACATACCCATCGTCATAACGAGTGACGATCCTGGCTTTTGGGATGCGGTTGGGGTATCGTTCGATTATTACTACGCCTTTATGGCGATCGCACCCCACTCCGGGCTAGGGTTTCTCAAGCAGCTTGTCTGGGACTCGATTCGGTAGGTTTCGTTTACTTCTCTTTCAGAACTTTGCAAATAATCACATTTTAACGTTTAGATACAGTTCGCTAAGCGATGGAGAGCGACAAAACATCACCGCTACTATGGAGAAACAATGGGCCTTATTTGTGAGGCAGGTTGTTAGCGCAAATTCTTCAGCAACTGAATGAGTCGTTTTGTGCAGCAAACACACAGGAAAACACACaggagaaataaaataaaaacaacaaaattgacAAAATTTATGAAACTAACGGGGAGATTTCAGAAAGAAATTATCTATGCTTTTAGTTTAATTCTCTTTCTTGCATCAAACATGAAGTCAGAATCTCGTGTTAATGATAATTATTTGGTTTTCGAAGACACACGTACACTACTAACACTTTTTATTGGGCATTTAGACTCAGATCTTAAGCTCAATTAGCTAtgttttaagaaaaaataaactacaGCCACCTTGACAGTAAGAATGTAACAGCTGAATGAAAATTGCCCCTTGCCACACAAGTATTGCAAGTCTTGGACGCAAAATTCTttatcgcaaaagttttggtCGCAGAATACTTGGTCGCAGAATACTTGGTCGCAGAATACTTGGTCGCAGAATACTTGGTCGCATAATTCTTGGTCGCATAAATATTGGTCGCTAAATACTTGGGCAacattcttggtcgcaaaattctttgCCGCAAACTTCTTGCTCGCAAAATTCTTGATCGCAAaagtcttggtcgcaaaagtctTGGTCCCGAACTTCTTGGTCGGAAAATTATCGATTGCAAAAATCGTGTTCACaaaattgaatcatttttatttgtaatttaactaaaaaatatatttttttcttgcagATTAGTTAAACTACACGcaagaaaacttttttttacagatataaaacaataaaatccaGGGTAGACTGCTTTCATTGTTTACTAAGTGTTGTCGGCGGAACTCGGGCCAGGCCACGCGAAGGAAAGGCCCTCAATGTCCTGAGATTCAAccgaaaacaaatttatataAAGATGGGTTTCTGCCCGAAAGGAGTTAccaaaataaattgtacatTAAACCTTCGGCTAGTGTTCGCGGTTCGTGGGAACCTATGCTTCGAAAGTGGCACAATTCATTCAAATAACTTTTCGGATGGGGGCAGAGGGACCCGGATGAGAcctaaagaaaaaaacctagGAAAGGCCAAGACGTTCAAAGAAAATCGAGActttttccgttccgtttctaACTTAGATCTGCTCGTTTATTTGACAAAATTGGTTCTTATATGCTAACATTTTTGATGGTGTTGAACGTGTCCGTACACGTCGTTTAATTGTATtggtgccagtgtgtgaaagTACCGTGGCCCTTTTTGTCAATGCATGCAGCAATTTGTTTATACTTCAAGTCTACGCCTTCTAGATTGATCCTACAAACACTTGACCGtggcccttttttttgcaatgcatgcaacaatttg encodes the following:
- the LOC1270391 gene encoding adenosine deaminase 2; the protein is MAFHLVVTILLLLGVTESHALTLSRTKTYDQLRAAIKESEAAYGLGGKVHLNPDERQADRILMAMKKDELKVVDRARTVAGMHFFDAKPLIENSTVFEALKLMPKGAILHLHNSAAVSSSWVIKNLTYRVEAKLCNVDDRYYFTVRPLNFCPENQTRPINQLRKERKDDIDTFDIWLESFINMRLKPTRTGYASTDELWLDFESCFDAMKGFLQYKPFFEAYHWQLLHEFYNDRVYYIELRMSFAKVFDAAGREYGPPEVAYLLHRIVDDFRRQHPAFQGVKLILAKHRNMTDGELEKALQLYDSLSTTFPGLVVGFDLVGQEDINRSLKSFSSLLVQPPVSSGPPKYFFHAGEIAGYFTEADENVIDAVLLDTKRIGHGYALMKHPILWHAVQRKQIAIEVCPISNQVLGLVRDLRNHPASFYVAQNIPIVITSDDPGFWDAVGVSFDYYYAFMAIAPHSGLGFLKQLVWDSIRYSSLSDGERQNITATMEKQWALFVRQVVSANSSATE